A stretch of Homo sapiens chromosome 12, GRCh38.p14 Primary Assembly DNA encodes these proteins:
- the INHBC gene encoding inhibin beta C chain preproprotein, which translates to MTSSLLLAFLLLAPTTVATPRAGGQCPACGGPTLELESQRELLLDLAKRSILDKLHLTQRPTLNRPVSRAALRTALQHLHGVPQGALLEDNREQECEIISFAETGLSTINQTRLDFHFSSDRTAGDREVQQASLMFFVQLPSNTTWTLKVRVLVLGPHNTNLTLATQYLLEVDASGWHQLPLGPEAQAACSQGHLTLELVLEGQVAQSSVILGGAAHRPFVAARVRVGGKHQIHRRGIDCQGGSRMCCRQEFFVDFREIGWHDWIIQPEGYAMNFCIGQCPLHIAGMPGIAASFHTAVLNLLKANTAAGTTGGGSCCVPTARRPLSLLYYDRDSNIVKTDIPDMVVEACGCS; encoded by the exons ATGACCTCCTCATTGCTTCTGGCCTTTCTCCTCCTGGCTCCAACCACAGTGGCCACTCCCAGAGCTGGCGGTCAGTGTCCAGCATGTGGGGGGCCCACCTTGGAACTGGAGAGCCAGCGGGAGCTGCTTCTTGATCTGGCCAAGAGAAGCATCTTGGACAAGCTGCACCTCACCCAGCGCCCAACACTGAACCGCCCTGTGTCCAGAGCTGCTTTGAGGACTGCACTGCAGCACCTCCACGGGGTCCCACAGGGGGCACTTCTAGAGGACAACAGGGAACAGGAATGTGAAATCATCAGCTTTGCTGAGACAG GCCTCTCCACCATCAACCAGACTCGTCTTGATTTTCACTTCTCCTCTGATAGAACTGCTGGTGACAGGGAGGTCCAGCAGGCCAGTCTCATGTTCTTTGTGCAGCTCCCTTCCAATACCACTTGGACCTTGAAAGTGAGAGTCCTTGTGCTGGGTCCACATAATACCAACCTCACCTTGGCTACTCAGTACCTGCTGGAGGTGGATGCCAGTGGCTGGCATCAACTCCCCCTAGGGCCTGAAGCTCAAGCTGCCTGCAGCCAGGGGCACCTGACCCTGGAGCTGGTACTTGAAGGCCAGGTAGCCCAGAGCTCAGTCATCCTGGGTGGAGCTGCCCATAGGCCTTTTGTGGCAGCCCGGGTGAGAGTTGGGGGCAAACACCAGATTCACCGACGAGGCATCGACTGCCAAGGAGGGTCCAGGATGTGCTGTCGACAAGAGTTTTTTGTGGACTTCCGTGAGATTGGCTGGCACGACTGGATCATCCAGCCTGAGGGCTACGCCATGAACTTCTGCATAGGGCAGTGCCCACTACACATAGCAGGCATGCCTGGTATTGCTGCCTCCTTTCACACTGCAGTGCTCAATCTTCTCAAGGCCAACACAGCTGCAGGCACCACTGGAGGGGGCTCATGCTGTGTACCCACGGCCCGGCGCCCCCTGTCTCTGCTCTATTATGACAGGGACAGCAACATTGTCAAGACTGACATACCTGACATGGTAGTAGAGGCCTGTGGGTGCAGTTAG
- the INHBE gene encoding inhibin beta E chain preproprotein, which produces MRLPDVQLWLVLLWALVRAQGTGSVCPSCGGSKLAPQAERALVLELAKQQILDGLHLTSRPRITHPPPQAALTRALRRLQPGSVAPGNGEEVISFATVTDSTSAYSSLLTFHLSTPRSHHLYHARLWLHVLPTLPGTLCLRIFRWGPRRRRQGSRTLLAEHHITNLGWHTLTLPSSGLRGEKSGVLKLQLDCRPLEGNSTVTGQPRRLLDTAGHQQPFLELKIRANEPGAGRARRRTPTCEPATPLCCRRDHYVDFQELGWRDWILQPEGYQLNYCSGQCPPHLAGSPGIAASFHSAVFSLLKANNPWPASTSCCVPTARRPLSLLYLDHNGNVVKTDVPDMVVEACGCS; this is translated from the exons ATGCGGCTCCCTGATGTCCAGCTCTGGCTGGTGCTGCTGTGGGCACTGGTGCGAGCACAGGGGACAGGGTCTGTGTGTCCCTCCTGTGGGGGCTCCAAACTGGCACCCCAAGCAGAACGAGCTCTGGTGCTGGAGCTAGCCAAGCAGCAAATCCTGGATGGGTTGCACCTGACCAGTCGTCCCAGAATAACTCATCCTCCACCCCAGGCAGCGCTGACCAGAGCCCTCCGGAGACTACAGCCAGGGAGTGTGGCTCCAGGGAATGGGGAGGAGGTCATCAGCTTTGCTACTGTCACAG ACTCCACTTCAGCCTACAGCTCCCTGCTCACTTTTCACCTGTCCACTCCTCGGTCCCACCACCTGTACCATGCCCGCCTGTGGCTGCACGTGCTCCCCACCCTTCCTGGCACTCTTTGCTTGAGGATCTTCCGATGGGGACCAAGGAGGAGGCGCCAAGGGTCCCGCACTCTCCTGGCTGAGCACCACATCACCAACCTGGGCTGGCATACCTTAACTCTGCCCTCTAGTGGCTTGAGGGGTGAGAAGTCTGGTGTCCTGAAACTGCAACTAGACTGCAGACCCCTAGAAGGCAACAGCACAGTTACTGGACAACCGAGGCGGCTCTTGGACACAGCAGGACACCAGCAGCCCTTCCTAGAGCTTAAGATCCGAGCCAATGAGCCTGGAGCAGGCCGGGCCAGGAGGAGGACCCCCACCTGTGAGCCTGCGACCCCCTTATGTTGCAGGCGAGACCATTACGTAGACTTCCAGGAACTGGGATGGCGGGACTGGATACTGCAGCCCGAGGGGTACCAGCTGAATTACTGCAGTGGGCAGTGCCCTCCCCACCTGGCTGGCAGCCCAGGCATTGCTGCCTCTTTCCATTCTGCcgtcttcagcctcctcaaagcCAACAATCCTTGGCCTGCCAGTACCTCCTGTTGTGTCCCTACTGCCCGAAGGCCCCTCTCTCTCCTCTACCTGGATCATAATGGCAATGTGGTCAAGACGGATGTGCCAGATATGGTGGTGGAGGCCTGTGGCTGCAGCTAG